The DNA sequence GCTTTCGTTTCGATTGGCGGATTTAACATGAAGGCTGGAAAAGGGATGAAAGTTGGGCCTAAACCCATGTATAGGGCAATACCTGCTGGTTCTGTTTTCTATGTCGAACCTGAAGACTTTGATGGCTTCATTGAGGCATTTCACGACCGTTGCATATCAGAATTCGGCCTATCTCGAGAAGGTTTTGGGCATATTTTATTACAGGTGGTATAATATTCAAAATCATAAGTCATGAAGGTCATTACAACAGTTGGGACATCAATTTTTTCCAATTATTTTGATAGTAAAAGGTCAATACCTCAAGAATTTAAAGAGGTATATAACGATACCTAAAAAAAGGACGCGGATGAATATTCAGATTTTGAAGATATCGACATTCCGACGCTGAAGGATGGATTGAAGGAGGGGTATATCCCATGGATAAAGAAGGAGTTATCTATATCTGCGGAAATACAAACATTAGAAAAGCTTTACAATGAGAAGTTTCTAGACACCGGTTTGGAGAAAAAAGGGAAAACTTTCAAAGTCTTTCTGCTTGCAACGGATTCGATTCACTCAATTGTTGCCTGTGAGTTGATCAAGGAGTTTTTAGAGGAATCCGAACTGCAAAATATCAGCGTTCACTTTAGTCGAGAAGGAACCGTATTGAAAGGGATGAAAATTGATGATGCAGAGGAGTTCCGCCAATCTGGCATCATGAATTTGTTTGAACAGGTTCATTCAATTTGGAAGGGGGGAGAATCATCAGAAAATATTCATAAAAAAAAGGGGACAATTAAGGAGCTAGTTATCCTAAATATATCTGGAGGATATAAAGCTATGGCTCCTTTTATGGTCTTGATGGGGCTTCTTTATCAAATTCCAACCGTGTATATGTATGAAGGGGAAGAGGAATTACTAGAGTTTCCTCAGCTTCCATTCAGGTTTGCATTCGGCATTATGGATGAATTCCAATACTTCGCGAAAAAGGAATCATTTGTTTTGCCAACTGAAAATAGCTCGGAGGGAAAAGTATTAAGAACTCTTGTAAATGATTACCATTTATTCTCCATAGATAAGGAATCAAGCAAATATTCCATAACTGCCCTAGGGGATCTTTTTTCCGAATTTATGAGGAGGAACCACCTAGAATCTGACAGGGTTTTGGGGCAATATGTAGAGCTGTTGATGTACAAAGAACTTTCTGAGAATAGACCCTACGAGGATCGTAAAATGATTCATAGTCGGGAGATTTCCTGTATGGTGGAAGGAAAGGAAATCGAAAGTGAGCTTGATTTTCTGTTCGACCACGAAAGCGCGGAGGATGGCATTATCTTTTATGAGGTAAAATCAGCCAGGTTACTCATCGACTTTGGAGAGAGTGTCAAAACTCAAATACTGAAGCAACTGAAAATCTTGAAACATCTAGGAGAAGATGTGAAACAAGCAGTATTGGTAATATATTTCACTGTAGAAAAATATCAAGACACTTCAATCCTAGATGCCTGGATTTTAGAAATTTCCGAAGCAGTAAGAGAATTTTCCAATCAATCAACTGAGTTTGCTGTGAAATATATGGAATTGAAGTTGAAACCAGCTTCGTTTAAGGATAGCAATCCATATCTGGCGCTATTCTCAGGGAAAAACCAGCATAGATTTCAACCTAAACCTTGGACGATTCAAACAACAGAACAACATGTATAAAAAAGCAAAACCGCTAGTACTCGTCTGCGAAACTCCCATGCACGCCGGTGCAGGGAACGATTTGGGGATTGTTGATCTCCCTATCCAGCGCGAACGACACACTTCATTTCCCAAAATTGAAAGCTCCAGCTTCAAAGGGGCTGTCCGAGAAAGACTAACAGGATTGCTTGAAAATGGAGATACGGATGCCCTAAATGACATTAATCGGACATTTGGTCCACCCAGTGAGGCCGAGGACAAGCATGCTGGAGCGCTTGGATTTACAGATGCGCGTCTCCTGTTCTTTCCGATCAAGTCCATGAAGGGAGTTTTCGCCTATGCTACCTGCCCAATGATTTTGGAGCGATTTGCCAAAGATTTGAAGCAGGCAGGAGTTGCTCCTGAGGTTGATTTCAGTAATTTTTCGATCCCTGATGATACGGCTTGGGTACACAGAAATACAGCCATTGTGATTAACCATGGTGCCACTAAAAAGTCTGTCATCTTGGAAGCTTATGCTTTTTCAGCGAAAGTGAAGGACGAAGTTGGAGAGTTCGCGAATTGGCTTGGAGGTTCCGTATTCTCCGGAATGGGAGAGGTGTTCCAAATGCGGATTATGCAGAATCTAGTGATTCTTCCGAATGACGATTTCAAAGATTTTGTCAATCTGTCTACCGAGGTCATCACAAGAACCAAAATCGACCAGGCTTCTGGTACTGTTCAAGATGGCGCATTGTTTACGGAGGAATACCTTCCTCCCGAATCGATTCTTTATACCCTTGTATTGGCAGCTCCAGTTTTTTCCGTCAAAAAGAATGATCCACGCAAACTGTCAGGAGGCGGTGAAGAAGCCGAAGATGTGCTTCAATTCTTCGAGAAAGCTTTGAATGAAAAAGCGAAAAGTCGCCTTCGAATTGGCGCGAATGCCACGCTAGGAAAAGGCATCGTTCAAACCACATTTATCAAATAAGGACATGGGAGAATTGACAAAATCAAAGAGGACCACGATCGAGCAGGGAAGAGCTGCCTTTGCTTTCGAAAAGGTCGAAAGTGTCCCCGAAAAAAATATCAAGGAGTATCGCTCTTTAGCTAAAAAGCTCCCAATGTATATAAAAACCAATGGATTAGGAGGAGCATTCGCTTTTTCTCATTCCAAAAGTAAATCGGGAAACGAGCATGAAT is a window from the Pontibacter sp. G13 genome containing:
- the cmr4 gene encoding type III-B CRISPR module RAMP protein Cmr4 codes for the protein MYKKAKPLVLVCETPMHAGAGNDLGIVDLPIQRERHTSFPKIESSSFKGAVRERLTGLLENGDTDALNDINRTFGPPSEAEDKHAGALGFTDARLLFFPIKSMKGVFAYATCPMILERFAKDLKQAGVAPEVDFSNFSIPDDTAWVHRNTAIVINHGATKKSVILEAYAFSAKVKDEVGEFANWLGGSVFSGMGEVFQMRIMQNLVILPNDDFKDFVNLSTEVITRTKIDQASGTVQDGALFTEEYLPPESILYTLVLAAPVFSVKKNDPRKLSGGGEEAEDVLQFFEKALNEKAKSRLRIGANATLGKGIVQTTFIK
- the cmr5 gene encoding type III-B CRISPR module-associated protein Cmr5 produces the protein MGELTKSKRTTIEQGRAAFAFEKVESVPEKNIKEYRSLAKKLPMYIKTNGLGGAFAFSHSKSKSGNEHELILKHISSWLGDPKSFVPFDLPSDSKGLLEELINMDSTAYRMITTEVLSYLNWVRRFADSKVEELKSK